In Lacibacter sp. H375, one DNA window encodes the following:
- a CDS encoding alpha/beta fold hydrolase codes for MSQSIYCISGLGADERAFARLQLPGYELHYIKWIDPEPNESFADYAKRMSSFITEPEPIIIGLSFGGMLAIELTKLINVKKLILISSVKTRNEEPWWMRTAGKLKLHQLIKPQPHPLLYPIENYFLGTHTKPEKMLANHFRETVNKQYLKWAIHQIVNWNNVTIPANCLHIHGNADKLFPIRYVKADYVVDKGGHFMVFNKAEKISRIISDELKRS; via the coding sequence ATGAGCCAATCAATTTATTGCATCAGCGGTTTAGGAGCCGATGAACGGGCTTTCGCCCGGCTTCAGTTGCCGGGTTATGAACTTCATTATATCAAATGGATAGATCCTGAGCCGAATGAGTCGTTTGCTGATTATGCCAAACGTATGAGCAGTTTCATTACAGAACCTGAACCTATCATTATTGGTTTGTCATTTGGTGGCATGCTGGCTATTGAATTAACAAAGCTGATCAATGTAAAAAAACTTATCCTTATCTCATCTGTTAAAACAAGAAATGAAGAACCTTGGTGGATGCGTACTGCGGGCAAGCTAAAACTACATCAACTCATCAAGCCACAACCTCATCCTTTGCTTTACCCAATCGAAAATTATTTCCTGGGTACGCATACAAAGCCTGAGAAGATGCTGGCCAATCATTTCAGAGAAACTGTTAATAAACAATATCTCAAGTGGGCCATTCATCAAATTGTGAACTGGAACAATGTAACAATTCCTGCTAATTGCCTACATATCCATGGAAATGCCGATAAACTGTTCCCGATCAGGTATGTGAAGGCTGATTATGTAGTTGATAAAGGCGGACATTTTATGGTATTTAATAAAGCTGAGAAGATCAGTCGTATTATCTCCGATGAACTAAAACGTAGTTAA